CAACTGCACCCCGTCCAGCCCGATCTGCATGCCCTTGTCGGCGGCGATCCGCTTGGCCAGTGCGGCTTCCCGGGCGAAGGTCAACCCCTGCTCGGCCCGTGACGCGCCGCGCAGCGTGATCAGGCGCAGCCCGTCCAGTTCGATGGCCATGTTGGCGGTCATGAACGCCACGGCCTGCCGGTTGGCGATCGGCTCACCGAACGCCTCGCGCTCCTTGATGTAGGGCATGACGTAGTCGAGCACCGCGTGGGAGGTGCCGACGGCCAGTGCGGCCCAACCCAACCGGGAGTAGGCGATGGCTTCGGAGTAGTCCTGGGCGAAGTCGGCGTCGGTGCGCTCGGTCTCGCCGAGCCGGTTGTGCAGCGGCACCGCGACATTGTCGAGGGCGACCTTGCCGAGGCCGGCGCCCCGTACGCCCATCGACGGGTCGGCTTCGACGGTGAGGCCCTCGGAGGAGGCCTCCACGACGAAAAGCGCAGGCTTGCCGTTGAGTTGGGCGGCCACGATGAACAACTCGGCGGCACCGGCGGCCGGAACCAGCGACTTCACTCCGGAGAGGCGGTAGCCGCCCGGGGTGCGGACCGCGGTGGTCTTCAGCGCGGTCGGGTCGAACAGCGCGTGCGGTTCGGCGATGAGAACGCTTGCCTGCGGCACGTTCTCACCGGCGAACTCGGGCAGGTAGGTGCCCTGCTGCTCGGCGCTGCCCCAGTGCGTCAGCGCGGCGGCGACCCCGGCCGGGGCCAGGATCGGCAGTGCCAATCCCATATCGCCGTAGGCGAGCGCCTCGGCGACCAGGGCGCCGGTCACGGTGCTGCGGTGCTCGGCGATGCCGTCGAAGTTCTCCGGGATGTTCAGCGCGGTGACGCCGATCTCGGCGGCCTTGGTGATCAGGTCGGCCGGGTAGGTCGCGGCCGCGTCGGCGTCGTGTGCGGCCGGGCGCAGGATCTCGTCGGCGAATTCGCTGACCGTCTCGACGATCATCTTCTGGTCGTCATCGGGAGTGAGGTCGAAGTAGTCGGACTCCCGGGGAGCCAGCCGGGTGGGGGAGCCGCCCAGGTTCTGGATGCGCTTGAACTGGCGGGTGGTGGCGCCGGCGGCCGAGAACGCGGTCTTCACGCCGTACCGGATGCCCTTGTTGAGCGGGTCGCGCAGGCCGTAGCGGTCCAGGACCTCCTGGCCGACGATGGGGGTGATCAGCGCCAGTGCGATGTCGGTCGCTGTCCGCTTGTGCTTCTGCAACCCGACGGCGCTCTCGGGCCCGGTGCGCCGTGGACGGGATTCGATCTGAGTCATGTCAGCAGCCTCTTTTGGTGGTG
This region of Mycolicibacterium diernhoferi genomic DNA includes:
- a CDS encoding acyl-CoA dehydrogenase family protein gives rise to the protein MTQIESRPRRTGPESAVGLQKHKRTATDIALALITPIVGQEVLDRYGLRDPLNKGIRYGVKTAFSAAGATTRQFKRIQNLGGSPTRLAPRESDYFDLTPDDDQKMIVETVSEFADEILRPAAHDADAAATYPADLITKAAEIGVTALNIPENFDGIAEHRSTVTGALVAEALAYGDMGLALPILAPAGVAAALTHWGSAEQQGTYLPEFAGENVPQASVLIAEPHALFDPTALKTTAVRTPGGYRLSGVKSLVPAAGAAELFIVAAQLNGKPALFVVEASSEGLTVEADPSMGVRGAGLGKVALDNVAVPLHNRLGETERTDADFAQDYSEAIAYSRLGWAALAVGTSHAVLDYVMPYIKEREAFGEPIANRQAVAFMTANMAIELDGLRLITLRGASRAEQGLTFAREAALAKRIAADKGMQIGLDGVQLLGGHGYTKEHPVERWYRDLRVLGVAEGVVVL